The Citrus sinensis cultivar Valencia sweet orange chromosome 4, DVS_A1.0, whole genome shotgun sequence DNA segment AAGCCATACTATATGTCATTCCAGCATAAGCTTTTGAAACTCAGGAAAGAAAATGTCAAGTTAATGACAAAGATAAACCCAAAGAGAAtgatctaaaatattattaatgaaaagcTTAAAGGTCTTACAATAAGCTGggataacaaatttatttatactaatagtTAACTTAATCCTAATTCTTCtcaaataagagaaataatctaaaattttaattagactAATCCTAATTACGAATTTGACTTAGAtaagcttaataaaataaaataaattataagaaaatactaaatactaaattgactcaaatctcaaatttccaattcattTGATCTCATATGCTTCCTACATCATGAGCTGACTTCTTTGTTCCCATTGCAAACCATATCTGGACTCAATACCTCAAAGAAGAGCATTTTATGAGGTATCCAGTAATAAAATTGCATACAAGTTCTTACACTGAAGAAAACAGAATTGCTGCCGCGATCATGCAACACATGCAGCCAAATCTGTAAGAGATTTGAGTACATCACTTTATAAAATGATGCAACAGTAATTTGAGTTGAcaatcaaacttttaaatacatGGATCAGGAACATTAGATTTCAAAGATGGTAACAGCTGAGACTCAATATAAACAGCATAAGTGCAATATACGATCAAGGAAACTGAGggttaatctttatttttctttctttgctaTATCACCTTAGCCTTCTCCTCCTAAGCTCTCGGCAAATTCCACTGTCAACATCTGATGCTCTTAGAGATGCACTTCTCCTCCTGGAGGATGAAGAGTGGGGAGCATTCAAATTGACTTCCATAGCAGTATCTCTTATCTCACTTTGCAAACGTACAATATTAGTGGGGACATCAGTCCTGACAGATGAAGCAGAACGGGGCACCCCAGAATCAATTTCAGTAGCCATATCCAGAGACTGGCTTCCAGCCTGAACATCGGCAGAAATCAGAGAAACTGAATCTGTATCAGCATGTGAAAATTCTTGATGGTTTCTCCTCAAGTTATCGCTGTTAATATATGCTTCAAGGTCCCCGACTAATCTTTCTGCAGAATCCATTGCGCTAGTCAATGCAGATGATagggaagaaattgaagcagGTAGCACTCTGGAAATATGAAGCAAAGGGTCATTGACCTCTAGTTCACCTGACCTCACTGCAGCATCTAAATCCAGAGACCCAGTTTGATGTCTCGCTGCATCAACAATGCTGTTAAATTGCTGAATTCTTACTTCAATTGGAGTTGAAACTGGCCTCCGATTAATAAGCTGCTGCCTCACACTCTCAATCCTACGAGCTAAAGGCCTAGGAGGGACCTTCAAACAAGACTCTTTTGACTTTAACTTCTGCAGATCGTTACTATTCCCATTACCATATATTGGAATTATGCTTGCATCTGTCACCTCTCCGTTGCATGCAGGACATTCCTTCACATTACGATAAGCATACGGCAACTGGTAGAAGCATGACCAACAAAACAAGTGACCACAACAGGTCAATACAGGATCTATTGCCATGTCCAAACATATATTACAATCAAAGAATTCCCCGCCACCAGCTCCTGCACGTTTAGTATCCGTATGTATACCCAATGCCTTTGCTATCAAATGCGAACTACCTCTCTTGCCAGTTTTTACATTTTCAACTGTTCTAACCTGGGGATTGATACTACACTCCCCAGAAAGTAGTCTAACCTCACTTGGGACACCAGACACAGTGGGTTCCAAGGAAACATTCACCATCTGCGTGTTACTTTGACCTTGCCTCCACCTCTGACGTTGCCTAGCC contains these protein-coding regions:
- the LOC102624790 gene encoding uncharacterized protein LOC102624790, producing the protein MGNNVREEIMDLDLNLDPSDPSNGSVLGLGSLLNELETAHGRIEERIRQLEAVTSRARQRQRWRQGQSNTQMVNVSLEPTVSGVPSEVRLLSGECSINPQVRTVENVKTGKRGSSHLIAKALGIHTDTKRAGAGGGEFFDCNICLDMAIDPVLTCCGHLFCWSCFYQLPYAYRNVKECPACNGEVTDASIIPIYGNGNSNDLQKLKSKESCLKVPPRPLARRIESVRQQLINRRPVSTPIEVRIQQFNSIVDAARHQTGSLDLDAAVRSGELEVNDPLLHISRVLPASISSLSSALTSAMDSAERLVGDLEAYINSDNLRRNHQEFSHADTDSVSLISADVQAGSQSLDMATEIDSGVPRSASSVRTDVPTNIVRLQSEIRDTAMEVNLNAPHSSSSRRRSASLRASDVDSGICRELRRRRLR